A genomic region of Ictalurus furcatus strain D&B chromosome 29, Billie_1.0, whole genome shotgun sequence contains the following coding sequences:
- the LOC128604282 gene encoding uncharacterized protein LOC128604282, with amino-acid sequence MPDYTSGDSSNSGPWIEAGDFQHFVPDPHVYPQKHDLTPSTQGQAYYSLPAQPYYTSRDSSHSGPWVEAGDVQHVVPAPHVYHQEQDFTPITQGQAYYSLPAQPQPYYASWDSSSSGPWVEAGDVQHLLPAPSVYNQEQDFTPITLGHVYYSLPAQPQPYYTSRDSSNSGPWVEAGDVQHVVPAPHVYHQEQDFTPITQGQAYYSLPAQVYYPNWDTFSCSGPLVEAGDLPHPIPSSHVYHQEQIFTPSTQGQNIWGPSRRHQGHRSIDQVPTEL; translated from the exons ATG CCGGATTACACAAGCGGTGATTCGTCCAACTCTGGACCGTGGATTGAGGCTGGTGACTTCCAGCACTTTGTCCCTGACCCCCATGTGTACCCCCAGAAACATGACTTGACCCCCAGCACTCAGGGCCAGGCGTATtacagcctgcctgcccag CCGTATTACACAAGTAGGGATTCGTCCCACTCTGGACCGTGGGTTGAGGCTGGTGATGTCCAACACGTTGTCCCTGCGCCCCACGTGTACCACCAGGAACAGGACTTCACCCCCATCACTCAGGGCCAGGCGTATtacagcctgcctgcccag CCACAGCCGTATTATGCAAGTTGGGATTCGTCGAGCTCTGGACCGTGGGTTGAGGCTGGTGATGTCCAGCACCTTCTCCCTGCCCCCAGTGTGTACAACCAGGAACAGGACTTCACCCCCATCACTCTGGGCCATGTGTATtacagcctgcctgcccag CCACAGCCGTATTACACAAGTAGGGATTCGTCCAACTCTGGACCGTGGGTTGAGGCTGGTGACGTCCAACACGTTGTCCCTGCGCCCCACGTGTACCACCAGGAACAGGACTTCACCCCAATCACTCAGGGCCAGGCGTATtacagcctgcctgcccag GTGTATTACCCCAACTGGGACACTTTCTCCTGCTCTGGACCGTTGGTTGAAGCTGGTGACCTGCCACACCCTATCCCATCCTCCCACGTGTACCACCAGGAGCAGATATTCACTCCCAGCACTCAGGGCCAG AATATCTGGGGACCTAGTAGAAGACATCAGGGCCACAGATCCATAGACCAAGTCCCTACTGAGTTATAA
- the gpr75 gene encoding probable G-protein coupled receptor 75, producing MNSTAWPLDLADFARSQAFNSTLGQTPVSGWALIHTATLASCSLLLVLIFCLGSYGNLVVFLFFFDPAFRKFRTNIDFMILNLSFCDLFICCVTAPMFALILFLDVGDSGGGVSKGFCFAFHLTSSGFIIMSLETVAVIALHRLRMVLGQQPNHAASFPCTLSLTALLWTSSFTLAALVTLRAYPRSAGPCLPHFGLTGNRAKVVLYVYLADFAFCVGVVSMSYLMIAQALRKNALVRKCSVIMVGATRPPAAPPAFIAAGFEGIQCAVQVPSLYRNQTYNKLQHVQTHPFTKSSSQALVPRAATHATCCQLVSNLSTTKDSKAVVTCVVIVISVLLCCLPMGVALAQDVLSPENSFIHYQFELCGFALIFLKSGINPFVYSRNSAGLRRRVLCFLQWLAFGSFCCKHKTRLHAMGKGNLEVNRNKSSHHETNSAYMLSPKPQRRLVDQACGPSHSRDTMPSMRATTGCKSHPPSSSTPINTRIEPYYSIYNSSPSHGPSSPNSLKPVNSQTTGFAKSFMAMHYHIHQEALQDFDSTSAHQIPTPSV from the coding sequence ATGAACAGCACTGCATGGCCTTTGGACCTGGCAGATTTTGCTAGGAGCCAGGCCTTCAACAGCACTCTTGGACAGACTCCCGTCAGCGGCTGGGCCTTGATCCACACGGCTACTCTGGCCTCCTGCTCTCTTCTCCTCGTTCTTATCTTCTGCCTGGGCTCGTATGGCAACTTGGTGgtgttcctcttcttctttgaCCCAGCATTCCGCAAGTTCCGTACCAACATTGACTTTATGATACTGAACCTGTCTTTCTGCGACCTGTTCATCTGCTGTGTTACTGCACCCATGTTTGCGCTCATCCTTTTCCTGGACGTCGGGGACAGTGGAGGTGGTGTATCAAAGGGCTTTTGCTTTGCCTTTCATCTCACTAGCTCAGGTTTCATCATCATGTCTTTGGAAACAGTGGCAGTCATTGCCTTGCATCGGTTGCGCATGGTACTGGGCCAGCAGCCAAACCATGCTGCCTCCTTCCCATGCACTTTGTCCCTCACGGCCCTGCTGTGGACTTCTAGCTTCACGCTGGCAGCCTTGGTCACCTTAAGAGCCTACCCCAGGAGCGCTGGTCCCTGCCTGCCTCACTTTGGTCTCACGGGGAATCGGGCAAAGGTGGTGTTGTACGTGTACCTTGCAGATTTCGCTTTTTGTGTGGGTGTAGTGTCCATGTCATACCTTATGATTGCACAGGCATTGCGAAAGAATGCGCTGGTGCGGAAGTGCTCTGTTATCATGGTGGGTGCCACACGTCCCCCAGCCGCTCCTCCAGCCTTCATTGCTGCCGGATTTGAGGGTATACAGTGTGCTGTCCAGGTGCCTTCACTCTATCGTAACCAGACCTATAACAAGCTTCAGCATGttcagacacacccattcacaaagAGTAGTAGTCAGGCCCTAGTGCCCAGGGCTGCCACACATGCTACCTGCTGCCAGTTGGTTTCCAACCTGTCCACAACCAAGGATTCCAAGGCTGTCGTGACGTGTGTGGTCATAGTTATATCTGTGCTTCTGTGCTGCCTGCCCATGGGTGTGGCTTTGGCACAGGATGTTTTGTCTCCAGAGAACAGCTTCATTCACTACCAGTTTGAGCTGTGTGGATTTGCTCTTATCTTTCTCAAGTCGGGCATAAACCCATTTGTTTACTCCAGGAACAGCGCTGGCCTGCGACGCCGTGTGCTCTGCTTCCTCCAGTGGCTGGCATTCGGCTCCTTCTGCTGCAAGCACAAGACCCGTTTGCATGCCATGGGCAAGGGAAACCTGGAGGTAAACCGCAATAAGTCCTCACACCATGAAACCAACTCAGCCTACATGCTCTCGCCAAAGCCGCAGAGGAGGCTGGTGGACCAGGCATGCGGGCCTAGCCACTCTCGGGACACCATGCCCAGTATGCGTGCCACAACTGGATGCAAATCCCATCCCCCTAGCAGCTCCACACCCATCAACACCCGCATAGAGCCCTACTATAGCATCTACAATAGCAGTCCCTCACATGGACCCAGTTCGCCCAATAGCCTGAAACCAGTGAACTCTCAGACCACAGGCTTTGCGAAGAGCTTCATGGCCATGCATTATCACATCCACCAGGAGGCACTGCAGGACTTTGACAGTACCTCAGCCCATCAGATACCCACACCCTCAGTATGA